A window from Calliopsis andreniformis isolate RMS-2024a chromosome 5, iyCalAndr_principal, whole genome shotgun sequence encodes these proteins:
- the LOC143178970 gene encoding uncharacterized protein LOC143178970 yields the protein MLATEFLILCLKKDSAILFTQVKIRYESIFINISSLNQIIVRRGNRLHSSVIACVTLEIHNIKGKYVRKFLFYQTKDNHSKCKQTNSRHKFYKTTTANMKYFAAFLSVLCICLLGSAWATEEIEEAKFNPLCSVCKLAMKEVDQRLVGDKTRGKVENAVHSVCNHLPHAVSGKCNEFINKHGAQIIDVIVDKGVPMAACAVIRVC from the exons ATGTTAGCGACTGAATTTCT TATTCTATGCCTTAAGAAAGATAGTGCGATTCTATTTACACAGGTGAAGATACGATACGAGTCTATTTTTATAAACATTTCTTCTTTAAATCAAATAATAGTTAGAAGAGGTAATCGATTGCATAGTTCTGTTATCGCTTGTGTAACATTAGAGAT ACATAATATTAAAGGCAAATATGTACGCAAGTTTCTGTTCTATCAAACTAAAGATAATCACAGCAAATG CAAGCAGACAAATTCGAGACACAAATTTTACAAAACAACCACAGCAAACATGAAGTACTTCGCAGCCTTTTTGAGCGTACTCTGCATCTGCCTTCTTGGATCGGCATGG GCCACGGAAGAGATCGAAGAAGCTAAGTTCAACCCCCTGTGCAGTGTCTGCAAACTGGCTATGAAGGAAGTTGACCAACGTCTGGTTGGTGATAAAACCAGAGGCAAAGTAGAAAATGCAGTGCACAGTGTATGCAACCATCTCCCACATGCTGTTTCTGGAAAATGTAACGAATTCATCAACAAGCATGGCGCTCAGATCATCGACGTGATCGTTGACAAGGGTGTCCCCATGGCTGCCTGCGCTGTTATACGTGTCTGCTAG